A single window of Sparus aurata chromosome 22, fSpaAur1.1, whole genome shotgun sequence DNA harbors:
- the LOC115574119 gene encoding interferon-induced protein 44-like: protein MCSSPVMGSEESKPPPLLSEPWRTIHWGDNQSALQHVKDYKPPTDRHQIRILLYGPVGAGKSSFINSVQSVLRGRMCSQALVDFTSFRSFTRQFTTYKIPKEGGQSFYPFVFSDIMGLEIRDGVLVDDVKLVLRGHMRDGYKFNPASKLSEDDPFYNKNPSTNDRVHVLVLVICANTVSVMRDEIVQKIQEIKREASDLEIPQVAIFTKIDYVCPEISEDLKTVYKVQYLKRVVCL from the exons ATGTGTTCTTCTCCAGTGATGGGGTCAGAAGAGTCCAAACCTCCTCCAC TTCTCAGTGAACCGTGGAGGACGATTCACTGGGG AGACAATCAGAGCGCTCTGCAGCATGTGAAGGACTACAAACCTCCGACTGACAGACATCAGATCAGGATTCTTCTTTATGGACCGGTTGGAGCTGGAAAGTCCAGTTTCATCAACTCAGTCCAGAGTGTCTTACGAGGCAGAATGTGTTCACAGGCTTTGGTGGATTTCACCTCTTTTAGATCTTTCACCAGACAG TTCACAACATATAAGATCCCAAAAGAAGGCGGACAGTCCTTTTATCCTTTTGTCTTCAGCGACATCATGGGCCTGGAAATAAGAGACGGAGTCCTTGTGGACGACGTCAAACTGGTTCTGAGGGGACACATGAGGGACGGTTACAAG TTCAATCCTGCATCTAAGCTGTCAGAGGATGATCCATTCTACAACAAAAACCCAAGTACCAATGACAGAGTTCACGTTCTGGTTCTGGTCATTTGTGCCAACACAGTGTCTGTGATGAGGGATGAAATTGTGCAGAAGATTCAGGAGATCAAGAGAGAAGCCAGCGATCTGG AGATTCCTCAAGTGGCCATTTTCACCAAAATTGATTACGTCTGTCCTGAAATTTCAGAAGACTTAAAGACTGTCTACAAGGTCCAGTACCTGAAGAGGGTGGTATGTTTATGA